The Mucilaginibacter terrae region AGCCAGCCAACTCAAGTATCAGCTTCAACCAGGCAAACCATTAGTAAATCTGTTTTACTTAGATAAATAATAACATCAACAAAAAGGCTTGAGCAATTGCTCAAGCCTTTTTGTTGAAAAATTACTGGCAATCGGGTTCAAATTAGCCCAATCATCATGTATCCATAACAAATCAGGCCTGATAATAAGTACAGGCCTGATTTGTTGTTGTTCTAATAATTTGTTACTTACTTCTTCTCAACGTCAAAGTATTCGGCTTTAATACCTCTGTCTCTTACAACTAAGGTATCTTTAGTAGCATATTTAATGTTCTGCACTTTATAATTTAGTGTGTAATCGAGATAAATGGCACTTCGAGCTGATCCACCTATACTGTTCTTTTCTCCGTTTGAAACAAATTTACCGGTTCCGGCAATGTCAAAATCGGTGGAATTGCCGGTTACGGTACAGGTTCCATTATCGGCAAAGGTTAAAACCAGAGTTACGTTCACATTAGTGCCCGATGTGTTTTTAATAGTAAGTGGCAGGTTCACACTTTTTAACGAGGTAGTAACTGCGTTAACCACCTGGTTATTTTCGACGTATTGGGCATGGCGAAGCGATGTACTTACTGTGCCATTAGCTTGGGTAATTTGGTCAACACCTCTACGTAAATAGTTTGCATGCCATGGGTTTACATATTTAACGCCATACAACACATAATCTTTAGGGGCTGGCGACCAATTTAACGCCACCACGCGCGACGGATTTGTAACCGTTGCTTTTCCACTCAATATAGAATCGGCTCCGGCAACTTTAGTCATTACCAAAGGGATAACATAATTGCGGGTTAACGCCTTGGGGTCAGCAAAAAAAGCATCTGTCAATTGTACCTCTACCCCACCTAAAATACTGCCTTTAGGTATGGTGATCTGATTGGATGCCAAACGATAGTATTGTGCAGGCATGGCTTCAATTTTAGAGCCGCCGCCACTGTAAAACAGATTAGTCAGCAGGCTTTCATCCACCCTAAAGTCGATCAGCACATCCTGTTTACTGTCATAAACTCCCCCTAAAGTGGCCTTAATAGAAATTTTGCGCTGATTGTCTAACGTATTATCTACAAACAAATCCTCTCCCAAAACAACGGTACGTAAAGGATACTGGCTGGCAAAATATACGGTTGAATAATCAAAATCAGGAAATACGGCATCCTTATTACATGATGCCAGTAAACCTGCCCCTAACACTAATCTCGTTAATATTCTATTGATTTTCATGTGATTTACAATTTTTAAATTAGATCAAATTATTATCTCCAGCCCTGATTTTGTATGAGCTGGTTGTACTTTAAAACTTCGGAGTTAGGGATTGGGCCATAGTACATATAGCTTTGGTAATTACGGGTTTCCACATTAAAAGGCGTGTATACCCCGGCATTTACATCAAGTCCACGAGTTATTTCGTTTAGCTTAGGCAAATCAACTTTCCAACGGCGAAGGTCCCAAAAACGGAAGCTCTCGAAACACAGTTCAATGCGACGTTCATTGCGTATCAATTCACGCATTTTAACCTGATCTGCCCGGCACTCTTCCAGGTATGGGTCGGTATTTAAGTTTAATGATCTTTTGCGTATTGCTTTGATGACATCATAGGCCGAGTAAGATCTTGTTCCGGTTCCAGATGGTCCATAAGCCTCATTAGCAGCTTCGGCATAATCAAGGTACATCTCGGTATAGCGAATGCGCGGATTGTAGTGATTTTTACCGGTTAAAGAATTGGGGTTACGGTTTACATCCATCCGCAACCGCTTTTTCATGTAATAGCCGGTACGGGTTGAGGTGCTCCTGGTATTAATACCGTTATCGGTACCCGAGAGGCTGCCTGTACGTATAACCGCGTTTGATACACCAGCAGTGCTTCCATCATAAATAATGTACCTGGCAAATCGTGGATCTCTGTTTGCATACGGTGCTGCAGCATTGTAATTTGCACTAACATGATTAATTGGATAACCGTTAGCCATAGGAAAGGCATCTACCAGGTTTTGTGTTGGATTCATGTTGCCACTACCAAACAAGGTTGGCGGAAAATGTAAACCCTCCTGCGTGCCATCATTGGTTACAATGTTCTCGCGCCAAAGCATTTCGGGTGGGTTAACGCCGCTTCCTACTGCATCAATTTCGGCAGTGTTGGTAAAGTATGTCCAGCCGTTTGCGGGCAAGCCGTTCACGCCGCCTTTATAATCAATTACTGCTCCTGCATAATCAGCCGCATTTGCCCAGGTAGTTGTGTTAGAGCTGTTTTGAAAAGCCGGACTTGCCGCCAACAGCGCCACTCTTGCCCTGAATGCCTTAGCAATCAATCCGTTGAACAACAGCCTGGCCGTTTGCCCCATTACGCGGTTGTAAGTTTCGCGATTTTGGGTATAAGGCTTAAAGCGATCGGGCACAGCTACGCCAGTGGCAATATCATTATATTCAACCGGCAAATAAAGCTCGGCGCTATCCAAATCCTTATGAATTTGCTTTACGCAGGCGTCAAAACTGGCACGGGGAATATTATAATTCGCTTGCCCGCTTTGGTATTCGGTAAGTATAGGCACTCCGGTAAGCTGCCCATTACTTGCAATACCGCCGTGGTTACGCAGCAAAAAGTACAAGTAGAGTGCCCGCAAGCCAAAAGCCTCTCCCCGCATGCGCAGGTTAAACAGCTTTGATGCCTCAGGGTCGGCCGCCCATTTTACTTTGTTTGAGTTTTCCAAAAACAGGTTGATGTACTGCGTTCCTTCGTATGACTGGTTCCATACCGAAGTTGGGTTATTAGATGCCGTCCATGAACCGGTGGCTATTTGTAAATACGTATTGTTAAGTAAGTTAGTTACGGCATCATCTGTGGCATAATCAGAGTTATCGTAATAAGTAGGTATGGTTCGGTAAGCATTCATCAGAAATCCTTGTGCAAAATTTGCATCGTTATACATCTGATCAAGCGTCTTGAGGTTCTCGGGCTCGGGGTCTAATATCTTCTTGCAACTTGCCATAGACAGCAGAGCCAATCCGAAAGTAATTATCTTAAGTTTCATAATAGTTATGCTTTACTTGGTCATTAAAATGAAGCTTTTGCGCCTATATTAAAAAATCGGGTTTGGGGTGCTGTACCTATGTTAGTTTCCATTAACTCGCGCTCTTTTGAGAACACAAACAGGTTATCACCCTGTACATACACGCTCAAGCCATGAACAAAAGATTTCAGGAACATCTCTGATTTAAAATCATAGGTAAGTTGTACCCTGCGCACATCAAACCGGTTGGTTTTATACATCCAATAAGTTGAATTGCGGAAGTTGTTGTTACTGGTTGTGGTTAAACGCGGATAAGTGGCTGAATTTTTAGTTGCCTCGGTCCAACGGCCTTGTACAATCTCAGAGTATTTAGTACTACCACCAACCCAATAGTATGAGCTGTTTTTGAAACCAATAGCACCCGTATTACCGGCACCTAACGCAAACAACGATAGGTTTTTCCATTTAACGGTAAGGTTAACCCCATAGTTGAAAGGTGCAGCTGCCCAGCCGTTGCGACCAAGGTCAACCTGGTCGCGGTTATCAATGGTGCCGTCGCCGTTAACATCTTTGTATTTAATGTCGCCGGGTTTTACCGCACCAAATGTTTGCCTTGGCGAATTATCAATTTCAGCCTGGCTCTGGAACAATCCTTCGCTAATGAAACCGAAATAAGCATCTAAAGGCTTACCTGTACGGGCCAGGTAGTCTTGTTCAGGCGTTTCGTCTCTTCTTACCACATTTGATTTGTAAAACATACCGGTAACACCAAGTGAGTAGTGCACCTGTCCAATTTTATTGTTCAGGTTTACTGCAAAATCAAAACCGGTATGTTTTTCTTTACCAAAGTTTATCCAGGGGCGAAAATCTCCCGAACCTGAAAAGTAAGACGGGTAAATGGTTAAACCGCGGGCAAGCAGCCCATCAGTAGTTTGCGAAAAATAATTGGCCTCTACCGAGATGAGGTTTTTAAATAACGACCCGTCAAATCCAAATCTGAACTCGTTACGCTTAATAAAGGTTAAATCCCTGTTATCTGCCTGGCCCGAAAGGGTTGTACGTCCACCGGCTACGTTATCGCGCCATTGGTACCAGCCGCCAAATGTGGCAGTGTTGCTGTAATAGCCTTGATACAGGTAATAATCAACCGGCTCGGCGGTGTTATTTGCACGATAGCCTGTAACATCTAAATCCTGATTAACGGAAGCGTATGAGCCGTTTATTTTAAAGTTATCTATAAATGATAGGTTATCCTTTACAAACTTCTCTTCGCTTATACGCCATCCGAGTGTTACTGTGGGTGATATGGCATCACGTTTGCCGGGAGGTAATTTGGCTGAATGTACCAGTGCGCCCGAAAAATCTACATAGTACTTTTTGCGGAAGTTATAGGTAGCCTGAAAACCTAAGTTGGTATTAAGGATGGGTTGATAGTCACTTCCCCCTTCATTATCAATATCACTGGAGAATTGGGTTTTATACCACCAACCCAACACGGTTGCCTTTACCTGATGGTCTTGTGCAAAAGTGCGGTCGTAATCAAACTGCGATTTGAACGACATGGTTTGTGTGTAGGTAGACCTGCCCACAAATTCGTTAGTGGAATTTTTATCTTCACCAAAACGTTCTAATGCTGTGATTATGTCCTGCCCGTTAACGGTTGACCATGTTGGCCGGTAGGTTGCATAAGGTAGTGTGTAGCCCTCCGAATATAAAGAGGAATAATCCATACTGGTACCGGTTTTAAAACTTAACCCTTTCAGTATCGAACCTAAATCGGCTTTTAAATTTAGGTTGTACAGGAATGTGCTTGATTTAGTTTTGATGTAACCTGCGGCCAGCATATCAGAAAATACGTTGGTTGGATTAGTGCTTTGACCACCAAGCAAAAACTTACCATCGATAATATGATTACTGTTGTTTACAATGGTTTGCAATGCCGGATTGTTAGGATCGAGCATGCTGATAGGAATGAGCGGCGAAAACCTGTTAAAATTTGGCGCTACTGTTGAAGTTGCCCCCCAAAAGTTGCCCCTGCCAACATAATTGCTTGTGCTTATGGCCACAGCATCGGCCGAGGCGCTTAACCATTTGGCAATGTTCATATCAACGTTTCCCCTTACATTAAAAGCAAAATCGTTATTGTTTTTTTGCTCTCCGTATTTTACCAGGCTGTTGTTATAAGTCAAACCAATATTGGTGTAGTAGCGCGCTACATCATTTCCACCTGATACTTCTGTGGTTAGATCTGACCGGAAATAGGTTTTCTTTAAATACTCCGAGCTAAAAAAATCAACATCAGGGTACCGGTACGGGTTAGTGCCTGCCCGGGTATTATTAATTACATCCTGGCTATATCCAGCGCCCGAGGTTGGTATACCGTCGTTAGTAAGGGCTTCGTTATACAAGGTCATATAATCGGCCGAGTTTAGGTATTTTGGATAGCCCTTAGGCACAAACAAACCCGTATTGGCGCGTACATCAATAGTTAAGGGTTTAATGCTGCCGCGTTTGGTGGTAATTAATACCGCTCCTTTTGCAGCGGTACTGCCATACAATACTACTGCGCTGGCACCTTTCAACACGGTAATAGATTGTACCTCAACCATACGTACATCGGTAGCGCGGCGAGGTATACCATCAACCAATATTAGCGGCGCCTGGCCCCAAATGTTGCCGGTATAACCGCTTACCAGGCTTTGCAAGTTATCTAAACTACCTACTGCATAGTTTTTCTTTAACAGTTCGGCTACGTTAACTGTTGATACACCGCCAAGCAGGTCATCTTTGGCTACCGTTCGGAATGCTACATTTACCAAACTGTCCTGTTTTTCCTGTGCGTGAGCTCCTGCCATGCTTAACAAAAAAGCAGCAGCCAGAACACAACAGGTTTTTATATTTTTATTCATCATTGTTTGTCGAATTTTAATTACCAACCTGGATTCTGTTTAAACTCCTTGTACATGTTCACATCCTCTAACCTGAACGGTAACCAGTAGTGCCTTTCACCCAATTGTCTTTCAAATAATACTACCTCCCTGTAGTTATTTACGCGTGCATTGCGCGGATCGGCGTATATCTGAGCGTTAGGCGTAGCCCTGTCAAACTCGATGGATTTTTTATAGGTATAAGGGCGTTGCGTTAAAAGCAACCAGCGGCGTAAGTCGTTAAAACGGTGGCCTTCAAACGCCAGTTCAACGGCACGCTCGCGGCGTAACTCGCTCATAAATTCGGTGGTTGAACCCTGGTATTTAGCAGCTATATTGGGTACACCGGCACGGTTACGAATTTTATTTACCGCTGCTAATGCAGTAAGCGTATAACCGGGGGCTATACTTTGAGGGGTACCGTATCCATTGGCCGTTGCCTCGGCATACATCAGGTACACATCAGCCAGTCGCATTAAGCTTAATATAAGTGTGTTGTTTTCGCGGTACCCGTCAAAATCATTCAGCAGTTTGGCTGTTAATTTGGAATTCATATAACCGGTCCAAACTTTTTTATTACCATCGGCCGTACGGAACAGGCCGCCGCTAAAAAGACTTGCATACTGCCTGAATTCGTTATTGTTAACACTTTGCGCGCCCGACACGCATTTTTCACCATCGATCATTATATCGTTATAAAAACGAGGGTCGCGGTTACGCCAAGGGTACGCCGGATCATAGCCGCTTTCAGGGTCAGCCTTTTCCGGGTCGGGAATAGGTAAGCCGTTGGCCATACCATAATAATCAACATAATTGGCTGTGGGGTAAACCTTTATACCATTTGGCAATATGGTAATAGGACGATAATCGGTCACCTGGTTCCAGCGCCAGCGTCCGGCTGCCTCGGTAAGGTTCTCCAGCATAATAGCTTCTTTCAGCCCCGGCGTTTTACCATTTTGGTTGAAGGTGTAAATTACGTCGCGTATTTGTGAATACGGCGCCAACTCATAACGTTGGGTTGATTCAATTAACTGAAGCATTTGGGCAAATACATCAGCTGCTTTCTTACAGTAATCTGCATTATAAGTGCTGCTACCGGTTGATTCCCTGTTCATTAAAGGGCTGCCTGCAAACAGGTAATTTTTGGCCAAAAAGCCCAAAGCCATTATTTTATTGATCCGCTGGTTGTTATTGCCGCTTGTTTGTTGCCCCACGGTGGTTAAATCCCAGTGTACGGGCAGCAAATCAGCTGCTTTCTTTAAATCGGCCGCCGCCCTGTCGGCAGTAGCCTGATAACTAAGACGTGATATTTTAATAACCTCGTCTGTAGGGAAAACCTGATCAACATATGGAAGCCCGCCCCAGTACTGCATTAAACAGAAGTGATAGAAGCCCCTGAAAAAGTACAATTGGCCGGCTATAAGGTCTTTTTCTTCCTGCGTGGCTTCGGTTAGCTTATCTAAATTGGCAAGCCCAACATTCGCTTTGCGTATGGCATACCATGATAAGCCCCACAAGTTTCCTTTGTTTCTGTGGGTATCTGTTCCTATGCCTACGGTAGGGTTACCTCCCGGCCCAAGGAAATTATATAAAGTACCAGTCCAGGCAAGATAATTGCCCTGGTCAATATGGTATGATATTAAACGGGTTTCGCCAAGTTCCCAAAACTCATCTTCGCCCAGGTTAAATGAGTTGTGAGACTGATTTACACTCAGTAGCGGAAGACAGTTATACAACTCCTCGGTAAAGCCCTGAAAATTGCGGAAGTTCTTATAGGGGTCGGTTTCCTCAATGTCGGCCAATGGCGATCTTTCGAGGTACTTTTTACATGAACTAAGTGAGCCGCTGCCCAATACGATGATAACAGGCAACAAAATTTTAGTTAAGATATTTTTCATCTTCTTATAAATTATAAGGTTATATCAAGACCCAGGTTGAAACGTCTGACAGTAGGATAAGCACCATTGCTCGAATCGCCGTTAGCAGAACTAAAGTTAGATTCGCGGTCATCGGGCATTTTTGTCCAAAGCAGGAGGTTATTTCCGTTTACATACAACCGGCAATTTTTTAAACCTATTTTGCTGACGAGTTTAGTTGGAAGCATGTAGCCAATTTCAGCGTTTTTTAAACGCACATAAGAGGCATCATAAAAATATCGGGTACCGTTACTGCCATGAGCATCTAACACTACATAACGAGAAGGTGGAACCTCGCCCCCGCCGTCTTGCAAGAACCAAAAAGGTTTTTCTACGAATATGAGGTTACTTTTTCCCTGGAAATTAGGAAACTGTATTTGTCGTGTTACATTGTTTACGGCATAGAACTGCACAAAAATGCTGAAGCGCTTCCATTCAAAACCCACATTTAGGTTATAGGTGTTTTGAGGATTACCGGTGTAACCAAAAGGTGCCCTGTCCTTGTCATCTATTAAACCGTCGCCATTAAAATC contains the following coding sequences:
- a CDS encoding DUF5627 domain-containing protein, whose protein sequence is MKINRILTRLVLGAGLLASCNKDAVFPDFDYSTVYFASQYPLRTVVLGEDLFVDNTLDNQRKISIKATLGGVYDSKQDVLIDFRVDESLLTNLFYSGGGSKIEAMPAQYYRLASNQITIPKGSILGGVEVQLTDAFFADPKALTRNYVIPLVMTKVAGADSILSGKATVTNPSRVVALNWSPAPKDYVLYGVKYVNPWHANYLRRGVDQITQANGTVSTSLRHAQYVENNQVVNAVTTSLKSVNLPLTIKNTSGTNVNVTLVLTFADNGTCTVTGNSTDFDIAGTGKFVSNGEKNSIGGSARSAIYLDYTLNYKVQNIKYATKDTLVVRDRGIKAEYFDVEKK
- a CDS encoding RagB/SusD family nutrient uptake outer membrane protein, translating into MKLKIITFGLALLSMASCKKILDPEPENLKTLDQMYNDANFAQGFLMNAYRTIPTYYDNSDYATDDAVTNLLNNTYLQIATGSWTASNNPTSVWNQSYEGTQYINLFLENSNKVKWAADPEASKLFNLRMRGEAFGLRALYLYFLLRNHGGIASNGQLTGVPILTEYQSGQANYNIPRASFDACVKQIHKDLDSAELYLPVEYNDIATGVAVPDRFKPYTQNRETYNRVMGQTARLLFNGLIAKAFRARVALLAASPAFQNSSNTTTWANAADYAGAVIDYKGGVNGLPANGWTYFTNTAEIDAVGSGVNPPEMLWRENIVTNDGTQEGLHFPPTLFGSGNMNPTQNLVDAFPMANGYPINHVSANYNAAAPYANRDPRFARYIIYDGSTAGVSNAVIRTGSLSGTDNGINTRSTSTRTGYYMKKRLRMDVNRNPNSLTGKNHYNPRIRYTEMYLDYAEAANEAYGPSGTGTRSYSAYDVIKAIRKRSLNLNTDPYLEECRADQVKMRELIRNERRIELCFESFRFWDLRRWKVDLPKLNEITRGLDVNAGVYTPFNVETRNYQSYMYYGPIPNSEVLKYNQLIQNQGWR
- a CDS encoding SusC/RagA family TonB-linked outer membrane protein, which gives rise to MAGAHAQEKQDSLVNVAFRTVAKDDLLGGVSTVNVAELLKKNYAVGSLDNLQSLVSGYTGNIWGQAPLILVDGIPRRATDVRMVEVQSITVLKGASAVVLYGSTAAKGAVLITTKRGSIKPLTIDVRANTGLFVPKGYPKYLNSADYMTLYNEALTNDGIPTSGAGYSQDVINNTRAGTNPYRYPDVDFFSSEYLKKTYFRSDLTTEVSGGNDVARYYTNIGLTYNNSLVKYGEQKNNNDFAFNVRGNVDMNIAKWLSASADAVAISTSNYVGRGNFWGATSTVAPNFNRFSPLIPISMLDPNNPALQTIVNNSNHIIDGKFLLGGQSTNPTNVFSDMLAAGYIKTKSSTFLYNLNLKADLGSILKGLSFKTGTSMDYSSLYSEGYTLPYATYRPTWSTVNGQDIITALERFGEDKNSTNEFVGRSTYTQTMSFKSQFDYDRTFAQDHQVKATVLGWWYKTQFSSDIDNEGGSDYQPILNTNLGFQATYNFRKKYYVDFSGALVHSAKLPPGKRDAISPTVTLGWRISEEKFVKDNLSFIDNFKINGSYASVNQDLDVTGYRANNTAEPVDYYLYQGYYSNTATFGGWYQWRDNVAGGRTTLSGQADNRDLTFIKRNEFRFGFDGSLFKNLISVEANYFSQTTDGLLARGLTIYPSYFSGSGDFRPWINFGKEKHTGFDFAVNLNNKIGQVHYSLGVTGMFYKSNVVRRDETPEQDYLARTGKPLDAYFGFISEGLFQSQAEIDNSPRQTFGAVKPGDIKYKDVNGDGTIDNRDQVDLGRNGWAAAPFNYGVNLTVKWKNLSLFALGAGNTGAIGFKNSSYYWVGGSTKYSEIVQGRWTEATKNSATYPRLTTTSNNNFRNSTYWMYKTNRFDVRRVQLTYDFKSEMFLKSFVHGLSVYVQGDNLFVFSKERELMETNIGTAPQTRFFNIGAKASF
- a CDS encoding RagB/SusD family nutrient uptake outer membrane protein produces the protein MKNILTKILLPVIIVLGSGSLSSCKKYLERSPLADIEETDPYKNFRNFQGFTEELYNCLPLLSVNQSHNSFNLGEDEFWELGETRLISYHIDQGNYLAWTGTLYNFLGPGGNPTVGIGTDTHRNKGNLWGLSWYAIRKANVGLANLDKLTEATQEEKDLIAGQLYFFRGFYHFCLMQYWGGLPYVDQVFPTDEVIKISRLSYQATADRAAADLKKAADLLPVHWDLTTVGQQTSGNNNQRINKIMALGFLAKNYLFAGSPLMNRESTGSSTYNADYCKKAADVFAQMLQLIESTQRYELAPYSQIRDVIYTFNQNGKTPGLKEAIMLENLTEAAGRWRWNQVTDYRPITILPNGIKVYPTANYVDYYGMANGLPIPDPEKADPESGYDPAYPWRNRDPRFYNDIMIDGEKCVSGAQSVNNNEFRQYASLFSGGLFRTADGNKKVWTGYMNSKLTAKLLNDFDGYRENNTLILSLMRLADVYLMYAEATANGYGTPQSIAPGYTLTALAAVNKIRNRAGVPNIAAKYQGSTTEFMSELRRERAVELAFEGHRFNDLRRWLLLTQRPYTYKKSIEFDRATPNAQIYADPRNARVNNYREVVLFERQLGERHYWLPFRLEDVNMYKEFKQNPGW